A window of Mangifera indica cultivar Alphonso chromosome 11, CATAS_Mindica_2.1, whole genome shotgun sequence contains these coding sequences:
- the LOC123229056 gene encoding stemmadenine O-acetyltransferase-like: protein MEVKIISKENIKPSSSTSQHLKIFKLSLLDQFISFPYAPIVLFYPMNGSISSIPERLAVLKKSLSETLTRFYPFAGKIKDDLSIECNDEGAYFVETRVECCLAEFLSQPDLMLVHKFLPCDLINLKKSTAGTYVTNIQVNVFDCGGIAVGLCISHKIVDGAALSTFLKAWTSTARGCERVIYPNLAANSQLFPANDLWLRDTSMVTWGSLFTKGNCITRRFVFDASVITTFKNQATSSTVKCPTSVEAVSAFMWKSIMAASNEKNGSPRPSLLTHLVNLRKRMVPPVSDYSTGNLLWIAAAECITNTDKLELHDLAGKVRGAISKFDGDFVKKLTSDEGNVAMVESLKEIAEFGGKNEVDYVGFSSWCKFGFYENDFGWGRPLWVSSVGLSSPVFLNLIILVETKSGDGIEAWATLDKEDMNMLVSNPEFLKFASVDPSPLVI from the coding sequence ATGGAAGTGAAAATCATTTCCAAAGAAAATATAAAGCCATCTTCCTCAACATCCCAACACCTCAAGATCTTTAAGCTTTCCCTTTTGGATCAGTTTATTTCTTTTCCATATGCCCCAATTGTCCTCTTCTATCCCATGAATGGCTCCATTTCTAGCATCCCAGAAAGATTAGCTGTGCTAAAGAAGTCTTTATCAGAAACTTTGACTCGCTTTTACCCTTTTGCGGGGAAGATTAAAGATGATCTTTCCATCGAGTGCAACGATGAAGGTGCTTATTTTGTTGAGACTCGAGTTGAATGCTGTCTTGCAGAGTTCCTTAGCCAGCCTGACCTCATGTTGGTGCACAAATTTCTTCCTTGCGATCTCATTAATTTGAAGAAATCAACAGCAGGAACTTATGTAACTAATATTCAGGTAAATGTCTTCGATTGCGGTGGTATCGCTGTAGGCCTATGCATTTCACACAAGATCGTCGATGGTGCTGCGCTGAGCACCTTTCTCAAAGCATGGACTTCAACAGCTCGTGGTTGCGAGAGAGTCATATACCCCAACTTGGCTGCTAATTCACAACTGTTTCCTGCCAATGATTTATGGCTTAGAGATACATCAATGGTAACCTGGGGTTCCTTGTTCACAAAAGGAAATTGTATTACAAGGAGATTCGTTTTCGATGCCTCAGTAATAACCACTTTCAAGAACCAGGCGACAAGCTCTACTGTGAAATGCCCCACAAGCGTTGAGGCTGTTTCAGCTTTCATGTGGAAGTCCATTATGGCTGCGTCAAATGAGAAAAACGGCTCACCAAGGCCGTCTTTATTGACCCACTTAGTGAATCTTCGCAAAAGAATGGTGCCCCCAGTATCGGATTATTCCACTGGAAACCTCCTCTGGATTGCAGCTGCTGAATGCATCACGAATACAGACAAACTAGAATTGCATGACTTGGCAGGTAAGGTGAGAGGTGCAATATCAAAATTTGACGGTGACTTTGTTAAGAAGCTGACAAGTGATGAAGGCAACGTCGCCATGGTTGAGTCACTGAAAGAGATAGCCGAGTTTGGTGGCAAAAATGAAGTAGATTATGTGGGATTCAGCAGTTGGTGTAAGTTTGGGTTCTATGAAAACGATTTTGGATGGGGCAGGCCTCTGTGGGTGAGCAGTGTAGGTTTGAGCAGTCCTGTGTTCTTGAACCTCATCATTTTGGTTGAAACAAAGTCAGGCGACGGCATAGAAGCTTGGGCGACTCTAGATAAGGAAGACATGAACATGCTTGTAAGCAACCCAGAATTCCTGAAATTTGCTTCAGTGGATCCTAGTCCTTTGGTAATTTGA